Within Microbacterium proteolyticum, the genomic segment GGACCTCGGCGGTGGTGGGCGCGCTCGGATGCGCGGTCGGCGGCATCCTTCTGATCGTCGGCATCGGCACCGCCTCGACCGGGATCGTGATGGCCGCCGCGCTCGCCGCGGGCATCGGCAACGGCCTCGGCTTCGCGGCCGTGCTCCGACCCCTGAGCGCAGCCGCCCACACCCACGAGCGCGGCGGCCTCATGGCGGCGATCTACGTCGTCGCCTACCTCAGCTACGGTGTGCCCGCGCTCGTCGCCGGTCAGCTCGCGACGGTGTTCGCGCTGCCCGCGACGGCGATCGGATACGCGGCGTTCCTGGCCGCGGTCGCCCTCGTCGCGCTGGCGTCCCGCGCGGGTGTCCGGGCCCCCGGCGCCGGCAACCCGGGCCCCGGCGCCACGACACCCGGCAGCGGTATTCCGGGCTCCGGTGCCGCCTACCCGACCCCCGCCCGCTCGGGCGGACTCGAACAAGGAGAGAAGAAATGACGGAAATCTCGGATGCCGTCGTGCTCGTCACGGGCGCGAACGGCGGGCTGGGCACGGAGTTCGTGCGGCAGGCGCTCGCGGGCGGAGCGAAGAAGGTCTACGCGGCGGCGCGCTCGCCGCGGGACTGGGGCGACCCGCGCGTCGTGCCCCTCGTCCTCGACGTCACCGACGAGAGCGCGATCGAGCGGGCGGCGCGGGATGCCGCGGATGTCGACGTGCTCGTCAACAACGCCGGCATCCTGCGTCAGGGTGACCTGGTGACCGGCGACGTGGCGGACATCCGCGCTCAGCTGGAGACGAATCTGTTCGGCCCCCTCCTGCTGACCCGTGCGTTCGCGCCGCGCCTGGTCGCCGCGAAGGGTGCGGTGATCAACGTCGCGTCGGTGCTGTCCTGGCTGGCGTGGGGCAAGGGCTACAGCATTTCCAAGGCGGCCCTCTGGTCGGCGACCGAGGGGCTGCGCCTCGAACTGGAGCCGCAGGGTGTGCAGGTTGTGGGCGCGTACCTCGCCTTCACCGACACCCCGATGAACGACGGTCTGACCGACCAGCCGCTGAACGACCCCGCCGACGTCGTCGCGGCGATCTACGACGGGTTGCGCCGCGGGCACGGCGAGGTCCTCGCCGACGAGACGACGCGGGCGGTCCGCGCGGGCTTGTCGCGGGTCGCGAACGCGGCCTGACGGCGGCCAGTTCGGGGCATCGCTGCGCGCCTGCAGAAGTTCACCCGCGGCATGTTCCTCCGTGCAAACCCCCGATCAGTCGCGGATTCTGCTGGTGCGACGGTGCAGCACCCCTCCTCCCCATCGGGTGGCGTGTCGGATCTGTCCCCATTTGGGTGGGTGGGGCGGGTTCGGTGTCGGACCCCCTCGCTAGCATGCATACATGACCTTCGATCCGTCCTCGACACCACCGGATGACTCGGCTGCGGCCCTGTCGTCGGTGCTGGTCGAGGTGCGCGGAGTAGATGCCGAGGTCGCCTCGGCCGAAGCGCGGCGGGTGCGGGCGTTGGCCCGCGCGGGACACCTCGCCCTGGACTCTTCCGTAGGGGTGCGGGCATCGGCGCGGGCGGCGGAGATGGCGGTGCGGGAGGTCGCGTCCGAGATCGCGGCCGCGTCGCACCTGTCGGATCGGAGCGTGCAAGCACAGATCGGGCGGGCGATGACCCTCGCCGACGACTTCCCCGTGACGCTGGACGCGTGGGAGGCGGGGGTCCTGTCCCGCGCGCACGTGCAGGTGATCGTGGATGCCGGTATCTCGCTGCCGCAGGATCGTCGCCACGAGTTCGACGTTCTCGCCGTCGCCACCGCTGACGGACTGAGCCCCGGACGGGTGAAGACCCGTCTTCTGGCGTTGGCGGAGTCGCTGCAGCCCACGACCCTCACCGAACGGCACCACCGCGGCCGCCAAACCCGGTGCGTGCGGGTGGTGACCGGGGAGGACGGGATGTCCGACCTGATCGCGACCCTCCCCACCGTGCTCGCGGTGGGGATCTACGACCGGCTCGTGCAGCAGAGCGCCGCGATCGTCGACCTCCGCCGAGACTCAGCGCCGCGGGTCCGTGACTCCGCGGGAGAACCCGCGGGTGGTCGTGGGGGTGGTGACGACCGCGGCGACCGCTCGCAGGCCGCGACGACGGCCGCGCCCGACACGCGGATGCCTGACACCCGAACGCCTGACATACGGACGGCCGATCAGGTGCGCGCCGACCTCCTCGCCGACCTCCTGCTCACCGCCGCGCCCGACGCTGACCCCACCCGCGGCGACGACGGCCCCGGCATGCTCGGCGCGATCCGCGCGCGGGTGCAGGTCGTCGTTCCTGCCCTCACCATGCTGCGACCCGGGAACGAGAACCTCGATCCCGCCGACCTCGTCGGCCATGGACCCATCGACGCCGCAACCGCCCGCGCCCTGGCCGAGACCACCCCCGTCCCCTGGGACCGGGTCATCACCCACCCCGTCACCGGGGCCGTGCTCCGCACCGACACCTACCACCGCACCACAGCGATCAACCGCCACCTCCGCGCCCGCGACCGCCACTGCCGATGGCCCGGGTGCGCCGCCCCCGCCATCCGCTGCGAAGTCGACCACACCCACGACCACGCCCTCGGCGGCCCCACCGACGTCAGCAACCTCGCCCACCTCTGCCAGAGACACCACACACAGAAGCAATTCACCCGCTGGAAAGTGAGACAACTCCCCGCCGGGATCCTCGAATGGACCTCCCCCACCGGACGCGTCTACACCGACCACCCTCTCCCCTACACGCCAGCGGTCAGATTCCTCCCCGACGACCCCGCACCACCGCCACCACCGCCACCACCCCGCCCGCCCGGAGCCTGCAGCGCAGAGCCCGCACCGTTCTGAGGAATGCCCGCGCGGCGGGGCCCTCCTCGGTCCTGGCCGAGCCGGCGACCGTCCGTCCTCGCCGGGGGCACCGCGACTTGCGGAGCCTAGCCCCGACCGCTCCGCAACGGGGGGTCATTCAGAATTGTCTCGATTCTCGCTAGCGTGAAGCCGTCGACGCGGTCTCTGCACGCCGCGACGAGAGAGGGGCAGCTCGTGGACTCGGAAGAACTGTCGGCACCGGCGGGAGTCGCCGCAGCCCTCGGGGTGAGCGATCGGCTCGACCACCACGAGCGCAAGCGTCTTCTGGCGAGCGAAGTCATCGCCGCACTTCTGGGCGCCGAGCCCCGCGATGTCAGGGTCATCCGCGAGGCTCCCGCGCAGTTCGGCTATCACCCCCGCCTGCTCGCGACGGTGGCGGGTGAAGAGGTGCCCCTGTCCATCCACACGTGCAGCAGGGGTCCGGCGACCGTCGTCGCGGTCGCCGACACCGTCATCCCCCTCGGTGTCGACCTGCGCGCGGCGAACCCGACAGCGGCAGACCTCGAAGAGATGCGCCGGCATTCGCACCTCTTCCCGGATGCCGGCGCGGCGCAGCTGCTCGCCCACTGGACCCGCGTCACCGCCGTCCGTCACGCCGACGGCCGCGGATCCCGGGTTCAGCCCGAGCACATCCGCCTCGATGAGGACCTCTCCCGGGGATGGGTGCCCGACCGGCCGGTGCACTACTCGCTGGCCGACCTTTCGCGCGACCCGTGGACCGTGACACTGGCGTACGGGGCGGGGCCGCGATGACCGACGCGCTGTGGACCCAGAACGTCGATCCCCTCTCCAGCCTCTGGCTGTCGGCGCTCGTCGCCGCCATCCCGCTCGTGATCTTCCTGCTGTGCCTGGTCGTGCTCAAGCTCACGGGGATCGTCTCCGCGGCCATCGCGGTCGTCGCCGAAGTGATCGTCGCGGCCCTCGTCTTCGGGATGCCCGCTCCCGCGATCGGCGGGTCGGCGCTGATCGGCCTGCTCACTGCCGTCTGGCCGATCGCCTACATCATCGTCATGGCCGTGTGGCTGTACCGGTTGGCGGTCGCGAGCGGGCGATTCGACGTCATCCGGGCCTCGATCTCGGGTATCTCCACTGACCAGCGCATCCAGGTGCTGCTGATCACCTTCGCGTTCGGAGCGTTCCTCGAGGGGGCCGCGGGGTTCGGTGTCCCGATCGCGATCTGCGCGGCGCTGCTCGTGCAGCTGGGATTCCGCCCGGTCAAGGCGGCGATGCTGTCGCTCGTGGCCAACGTCGCGGCGGGGGCGTACGGGGCGATCGGCATCCCGGTGATCGTCGGTGCCCAAGTGGCGGGAATCGATGTCGCCGAGCTGTCGCGCACGATGGTCCTCCTTCTGCAGCCGCTGACGTTCCTCGTGCCGTTCCTCCTCGTCGTGATCCTCGACGGATGGCGCGGGCTGCGGGAGACGTGGCCGGCCGTCCTCCTCGTGAGCGTCGTGTTCAGCGGCATCCAGGCGGGAGTCCTGTGGTTCCTCGGACCCGAGCTGGCCGACCTCGGTGCGGGCCTCGGCGCGATGGTGGCGCTGTTCCTCTTCGGCCGCGTGTGGCAACCCCGGAATGTCTTCCGCGAGGGGGGCAGCGAGGCGCCCCCGGTCGAGCGGCACACGGCGCGCGAGGTGATCGTGGCGTGGAGTCCGTTCTACATCCTGACCGGCTTCATCCTCGTGTGGAGCCTGCCGTGGTTCAAGGCGCTCTTCGCCGCCGGCGGACCGCTGAGTGCGGCGGTGCTGAAGCTGCCGATTCCCGGCCTCACGGGCGAAGTCGTCACCGCCAGCGGCACGACCGTCGCGGTGACGTGGGACTTCACGCCCCTCAACGCCACCGGAACGGCGATCCTCCTCGCGGTGCTCGTGTCGTTCTTCACGACGCCGCGCCTGTCGGGCTCCGATCTGGGCCGCGAGCTCGCCGCCACGCTGCGCGAGCTCTGGCGGGCACTGGTGCTGATCGCCGCGATCCTGGTGCTGGCCAACATCGCGAACTACTCCGGAGGGTCGGCGAGCATCGGGAGCGCGCTGGCCGCGGTGGGTCCGCTGTTCCCGCTGTTCGCGCCGATCATCGGGTGGATCGGAGTGTTCCTCACCGGGTCGGTGGTCAACAACAACACCCTCTTCGGTCCCCTCCAGGTCGCGACGGCCGAGCGCATCGCCGTTCAGCCCGACCTCCTCATCGCCGCGAACACCGCCGGCGGCACCACGGCGAAGGTGGTGTCCCCGCAGTCGATCGCGATCGCGGCGGGAGCGGTCGGCCTGTCGGGGCGAGAGGGTGAGATCCTTCGGGCGTCCATCGGCTACAGCCTGGGGATGCTCGTGGTGATCAGCCTGTGGGCCTTCGTGCTCTCAGGGCTGTTCCCGGGGTGACGCCCACCCCGACCCGTCCCGTTCCCCCCACGTCCATTCGGCGTCTCCTTCACGTCTGTACCCTCGGACCCGACACGCGCGGGAACGGGGGCTCTCATGACGACGTCCGCGCCGACACGGGTGTCCCGGCTGAGGACCCTCGGCATCGCCGCGCTCGTCCTTGCCGCCATCGGACTCGGCGGCGGCTTCGTGCTGGTCTTCGGCTGGTCGATCGATGAGACGCACTTCGATCGCCCGAGCGCGGAATTCGATGCCTTCGCTGCGGAGATCGCCGCGATGCCGGGCGTCGGGGCCGTCGAGAAGGAACGGTGGGTGGAGGCGCCCGCCTTCTGGAGCCCGGTGTCCTCCCTCCGGGTCACGGTCGAGCGCTCCGGACTGCCGGCCGTCCTCGAGATCGCGTGCTCTTCGCGGAACGCCGACCCGATCGACTGGGGGCTCGTCGTGCAGACACCCGCGCGTGCCCAGGTGTGGGTGTTCGCCGACCGTACGGAATCCGGCTGCCCGGACTTCCGGCTCGACGTGGTGCCCACGGTGGAGGCGGTGGACCGCCTCGCCCCGGGGCGCAGCATCCAGGCCGCCGTATGGGAGAACGGTCGCCTCTCGTTCTCGGACCTGCTCGACGGCCGCGCGGAGGTCTCGTCGATGATCCCGTTCGTCGCCGCGGCCGACGACCTGCGGCGAGCCGCCGGCGTCGAGGCCGACCGCGAGATCGAGATCAGCGGGCCGCAGCTGACGGCTGTACCTGCGCCGGGAGAATCAGCCGCGTACGCCGCGCTGCTGCGCACGATCGTCGACGAGTACGGCGTGACGGAATTCTGGGACGGTGCCGGCGGAGGTACGCCGACCGACGGGGTCCCGAGAACCCAGATCAGAGGCGATCCTGCCTCCGCGGACGCCGTCGAGGCGGCTATCCGTGCCTCGGGCCTCCGTCTCGCGGACGCGCCCGTCGTGTTCCGAGAGGACTGATCCGGCGGTTCGCAAGTGCCCCTTCCGGCGGGGAGCCCCTTGCCATGATGTCGGAATGGACGCCTCCACCGACGACGCCGCGGCGGCCGGCACCGTCGCACCGCTCTCGCCCGTCGGCCCTGATGCGCGCCGCGCCCGCGCGCTCGTCGTCGGGGTCGTCGCCACCGTGCTCTTCGTCGCCCTGCGACTCGTCGTCGCCCTGTCGGATTCGGCACCCCTGCCGATCGACGCCGCGTGGGACGACATGATGTCGGCCATCGCCTCGCCCGTCGGCGTCATCGTCGCGTGGGTGCCGGCGATCGTGGGCGGCACGATCGGCATGATCCTGATCGGGGTCGCGACGACCATCGTGTTCCTCGTGCGCCGCCGCCCCTGGGATGCGCTCAACGTCGGGGGAGCAATCGCCCTCGTCGTCGCGATCGGAGCACCGATGGCCGCGGTGATCGCCCGGGCGAGGCCGGCCGACTCGCTCGCCGAGACGGTCGCGACGTCGTTCCCCTCGGGGCATACGGCCGTGGCCACCACGATCGCGGTGACGCTCGGACTCATCCTCCGACGCCGCTGGGTGTGGGCGGTCGGCGCGACCTGGGTCGTGCTCATGATGTGGAGCCGGACCTACCTGCACGCCCACTGGCTGTCGGATGTGACGGCGGGGATGCTCGAGGGCGTGGCGGTCGCGACGCTGGTGTGGGCCGCCATCGAAGTGGCAAGGGAGCGCCGCGCGCAACGGGCTGCCACGGCGGCGGTCTGAGCGCTACGGTGCACGGATGACATCTGCCAGTGCCGCCGCAGACAAGGCGCAAGATTCGACCGCTTTCCGTGTCGCCGCCCGCGTGGGCTACGTCGTCCTCGGGCTGTTGCACCTCCTCATCGGCGTGATCGCGATCACCATCGCCACCGGCGGCGCCGGAGACAGCGCCGACCAGTCCGGGGCCCTCGGTCAGGTGGCCGCCGCACCCGCGGGGATGTTCCTCCTGTGGGTCATCGTCGTGGGCCTCGCCGCCCTGGCGATCTGGCAGATCAGCGAGGCGATCGTCGAGCGGAACCCGGATGCCAAGAAGCGCTGGGGATATCGGGCGAAGTACCTCGGCACGGCGGTGGCGTACGCCGCGATCGCCGGCACCGCGTACACGGTGGCGACGGGCGGCCAGGCCGACTCGTCGGGCCAGACGAAGAACTTCAGCGCCACGCTGCTCGCGTCGCCCGGCGGTGTCTTCCTCCTCGTCCTCGTCGGTGTGGCCGTCGCGGCGGTGGGCGTCGCGTTCGTCGTCCGCGGCATCACGCGCGCGTTCCTCAAGAGCCTGTCGGTGCCGAGCGGCCCCGCGGGCCGAGGCATCCGCGTGTTCGGCACCGTCGGATACGTCGCGAAGGGCATCGCCGTGTGCGTGGCCGGCATCCTGTTCGTCGTCGCGGCGCTGACCCATGACCCGAATGCCGCGAGCGGTCTCGACGGTGCCCTGCGTTCCCTCGCCGGCCTGCCGTTCGGTCAGATCGTGCTCTGGCTCGTCGGTGCGGGCCTCGTGGTCTACGGACTGTTCTGCTTCGCCCGTTCGCGCTACGCCCGCATGTGACGCGCGGCGCTCGGCCGTGGGAGGGTTCCGGTATGCACGCTTCTCTCCCGGGCGGGGCGTTCGCGCCCACCGACGTCGATCCCCGCGCCGCTGACTGGAGTGCGCGGTGGGACCGCCTCTGGCCGGACGCCGAGCCGAGCGGTCCTTCGTTGCGGACGGTGCACCCCGACCGCTGGGTTCGTTTCCACACGCTCCCCGGTGCCGCCCGCGTCGCGCAGACGCCCGCCGATCGCGCCCGGGTCGCGCGCATCGTCGACGAGCTGTGCGACGCCGCGCGCGCGGCATCCGGTGACGGCCCGCTCCTCGTCGTCGGCGAGGACTGGGATGCCGCCGACGGTGCCGGCGGATGGACGCGGCACCTCCTGCCCGGGGCGCGCGCCTGGCGCGTCGCCGATGGGGCGGACGCTCCCGCCTACTTCTGGGTCGACGTCGACGTCGACGTCGAGCCGGTCCTCGCCGCGGTGATCGACGATCGCGCCGCCGTACTGCTCACCGACGCGGGCATGCGCTGGGGCGTCGCCCCCTACGACGGCGGTGTCGACGTCTTCCTTCCGGA encodes:
- a CDS encoding SDR family oxidoreductase, translated to MTEISDAVVLVTGANGGLGTEFVRQALAGGAKKVYAAARSPRDWGDPRVVPLVLDVTDESAIERAARDAADVDVLVNNAGILRQGDLVTGDVADIRAQLETNLFGPLLLTRAFAPRLVAAKGAVINVASVLSWLAWGKGYSISKAALWSATEGLRLELEPQGVQVVGAYLAFTDTPMNDGLTDQPLNDPADVVAAIYDGLRRGHGEVLADETTRAVRAGLSRVANAA
- a CDS encoding HNH endonuclease, with product MTFDPSSTPPDDSAAALSSVLVEVRGVDAEVASAEARRVRALARAGHLALDSSVGVRASARAAEMAVREVASEIAAASHLSDRSVQAQIGRAMTLADDFPVTLDAWEAGVLSRAHVQVIVDAGISLPQDRRHEFDVLAVATADGLSPGRVKTRLLALAESLQPTTLTERHHRGRQTRCVRVVTGEDGMSDLIATLPTVLAVGIYDRLVQQSAAIVDLRRDSAPRVRDSAGEPAGGRGGGDDRGDRSQAATTAAPDTRMPDTRTPDIRTADQVRADLLADLLLTAAPDADPTRGDDGPGMLGAIRARVQVVVPALTMLRPGNENLDPADLVGHGPIDAATARALAETTPVPWDRVITHPVTGAVLRTDTYHRTTAINRHLRARDRHCRWPGCAAPAIRCEVDHTHDHALGGPTDVSNLAHLCQRHHTQKQFTRWKVRQLPAGILEWTSPTGRVYTDHPLPYTPAVRFLPDDPAPPPPPPPPRPPGACSAEPAPF
- a CDS encoding L-lactate permease, with the protein product MWTQNVDPLSSLWLSALVAAIPLVIFLLCLVVLKLTGIVSAAIAVVAEVIVAALVFGMPAPAIGGSALIGLLTAVWPIAYIIVMAVWLYRLAVASGRFDVIRASISGISTDQRIQVLLITFAFGAFLEGAAGFGVPIAICAALLVQLGFRPVKAAMLSLVANVAAGAYGAIGIPVIVGAQVAGIDVAELSRTMVLLLQPLTFLVPFLLVVILDGWRGLRETWPAVLLVSVVFSGIQAGVLWFLGPELADLGAGLGAMVALFLFGRVWQPRNVFREGGSEAPPVERHTAREVIVAWSPFYILTGFILVWSLPWFKALFAAGGPLSAAVLKLPIPGLTGEVVTASGTTVAVTWDFTPLNATGTAILLAVLVSFFTTPRLSGSDLGRELAATLRELWRALVLIAAILVLANIANYSGGSASIGSALAAVGPLFPLFAPIIGWIGVFLTGSVVNNNTLFGPLQVATAERIAVQPDLLIAANTAGGTTAKVVSPQSIAIAAGAVGLSGREGEILRASIGYSLGMLVVISLWAFVLSGLFPG
- a CDS encoding phosphatase PAP2 family protein, whose product is MDASTDDAAAAGTVAPLSPVGPDARRARALVVGVVATVLFVALRLVVALSDSAPLPIDAAWDDMMSAIASPVGVIVAWVPAIVGGTIGMILIGVATTIVFLVRRRPWDALNVGGAIALVVAIGAPMAAVIARARPADSLAETVATSFPSGHTAVATTIAVTLGLILRRRWVWAVGATWVVLMMWSRTYLHAHWLSDVTAGMLEGVAVATLVWAAIEVARERRAQRAATAAV
- a CDS encoding DUF1206 domain-containing protein, which produces MTSASAAADKAQDSTAFRVAARVGYVVLGLLHLLIGVIAITIATGGAGDSADQSGALGQVAAAPAGMFLLWVIVVGLAALAIWQISEAIVERNPDAKKRWGYRAKYLGTAVAYAAIAGTAYTVATGGQADSSGQTKNFSATLLASPGGVFLLVLVGVAVAAVGVAFVVRGITRAFLKSLSVPSGPAGRGIRVFGTVGYVAKGIAVCVAGILFVVAALTHDPNAASGLDGALRSLAGLPFGQIVLWLVGAGLVVYGLFCFARSRYARM
- a CDS encoding DUF3885 domain-containing protein yields the protein MHASLPGGAFAPTDVDPRAADWSARWDRLWPDAEPSGPSLRTVHPDRWVRFHTLPGAARVAQTPADRARVARIVDELCDAARAASGDGPLLVVGEDWDAADGAGGWTRHLLPGARAWRVADGADAPAYFWVDVDVDVEPVLAAVIDDRAAVLLTDAGMRWGVAPYDGGVDVFLPDAETRAALAERFSAWRSPRPDGL